Proteins encoded by one window of Micromonospora coxensis:
- a CDS encoding ATP-binding cassette domain-containing protein — MITVEHLTKRYGPHVAVDDVSFHCEPGTVTGFLGPNGAGKSTTMRMICGLTPPTSGGATVTGRRYRELPNPGREVGVLLDASAQHAGRTGREALTLAARTMGVDHGRVGAVLDLVGLNATAAKRRVGAYSLGMRQRLGLALALLGDPRVLILDEPANGLDPEGIFWMRGLLRDFADRGGTVLLSSHLLREVEAVADRVVVIGGGRVVAAGGKDELLAGAGTLVRGRDPHALRLTLDRVGLRATAGTDGGFLVRAEPGAVGQVAADAGLVLTELRPAGSGGLEQLFLTLTAGASTKEAVK; from the coding sequence ATGATCACGGTCGAACACCTCACCAAACGGTACGGCCCGCACGTCGCCGTCGACGACGTCTCGTTCCACTGCGAACCGGGCACGGTGACCGGGTTCCTCGGCCCGAACGGCGCCGGCAAGTCCACCACCATGCGGATGATCTGCGGGCTGACCCCGCCGACCTCCGGCGGTGCCACCGTCACCGGCCGCCGGTACCGGGAGCTGCCCAACCCCGGGCGGGAGGTCGGGGTGCTGCTGGACGCCTCGGCGCAGCACGCCGGGCGCACCGGCCGGGAGGCGCTGACCCTGGCCGCCCGGACGATGGGCGTGGACCACGGGCGGGTGGGCGCGGTCCTCGATCTGGTCGGGCTGAACGCGACGGCGGCGAAGCGGCGGGTCGGGGCGTACTCGCTCGGGATGCGGCAGCGGCTCGGCCTGGCGCTGGCGCTGCTGGGTGACCCCCGGGTGCTGATCCTCGACGAGCCGGCCAACGGCCTCGACCCGGAGGGCATCTTCTGGATGCGCGGCCTGCTGCGCGACTTCGCCGATCGGGGTGGCACCGTGCTGCTCTCCTCCCACCTGCTGCGCGAGGTGGAGGCGGTCGCCGACCGGGTCGTGGTGATCGGCGGCGGCCGGGTGGTCGCCGCCGGCGGCAAGGACGAGCTGCTGGCCGGCGCCGGCACCCTGGTCCGTGGCCGAGACCCGCACGCCCTGCGGCTGACCCTGGACCGGGTCGGCCTGCGCGCCACCGCCGGGACCGACGGCGGCTTCCTGGTCCGGGCCGAGCCCGGCGCCGTGGGGCAGGTCGCCGCCGACGCCGGACTGGTCCTCACCGAGCTGCGTCCCGCCGGCAGCGGCGGCCTCGAACAGCTCTTCCTCACCCTCACCGCCGGCGCGTCGACGAAGGAAGCCGTCAAATGA